The genomic window CAAACTATTAATAACCTCTTCTGTTGCTGTAGGTACCATTCAccatcagttttcttttttaagacAATTTTCATTTAATTTGTGTATTAATTCAGAAAATTACCCTATTTCATAATTTACTTGTAGTTTATAAATCTGTATCTAAAGGCATTAATTCATTCTTCAAATTGTGGACCCGAATCTAGCTCCCCCCATTTAGTAGGAGATATGAATTACCTCTTCGCAAATTTAGGAATCGTATACCTtcaatataatttatatatgtaGGAATAACATTTCATTCCCTTTTTTGTGTATGGCAACTTAAAGCTTAAGCTCAGTGCACTTTAACATATAATCCAAAACTACCCTACAGTAGACAAATATCAACCTATTGTTCACCTTGCATTCAGTTATATTAAATGAATTTTATAATAATTGAAGACAGTAGTTTGACAACTTTAATAACATGGATgcatgaaaaatgtgaggaataaCAGTTATGAGAGATTCATTTCAACAATTCAATGTATAAATCAATGTACAAattttcctctctgagataatatAAAGGATTTAACCTAAACAATCAACAATAACTTCTTAAAATTTTCATATGCAACAGTTAATGATAATTTTATCTCAGTGGGTAAAAGTTTAAAACtatgatgtatatttatgtaaattttttttcaagttagccgagacagcacaggcaactgaggccctaatcaaagccatcccattaacactaaatatatgtatatacatgtgtatgtcggtgggttgggccattctttcgtctgtttccttgcactacctcgctaatgtgggagacattgacttggtataataaatataaccccagaacttctgaaacaacacagctcctccccaatctgatgctctgtacatgccttcaccctcataatcaatacactcccatacaacttaccaggtgtatTCAGTACACTTATACTTCCaaattttgaacactcacctttatccccttttgcctttatccaatggcactatacatacattctgccaatactcagacacttcaccatgatccacacgtACAatgtatatccttaccaaccaatcatcagcACAGTCACTGCCTTTctgaataaattcaactgcaataccaacaACCCCTTACACCTTGTtgcatttcatcttaagcaagtatttcactacctcttctctcttcacagaaccactctccatgactcacttcgcataccaccccaaccagaagcagcaggagttggtgactgaatttggaaatgtgtaaaaggagaaagtttagagtcagtgtgaataaaagcaaggttattaggttcagcagggttgggaGACAAGTAACTtggattgtgagtttgaatggagaaaaattggaagaggtgaagtgttttagacatctgggagtggacatattagcaaatggaaccctggaagtggaagtgaggcacagggtggggtaggaggcaaaggttctgggtttGAAGAAGTAGTAGTCCTAATGATAAATGGATCCAAGGCATGAGCTattgataaggttgtgtggagaagggtggaagtgttggatgtGAAATAActgacaaaatgtggtgtgaggtgggttgatcgaatttgtaatgtaagggcaagagagatggtggttgagaaagcagaggagggtgtcttgaaatggtttggaaatatggaaagaatgagtgaggaaaggttgacaaagaggatacaggtgtcagaagtggaaggaccATGGAGACTGGGAGGCCAAATTAGAGATGGCgagtgaagtgaaaaatattttgagtgatcagggcctggacatgcaggggggttaaaggcatggacaggagagaggtgaaTTAGAACAATATGGTACactgggtcgacttgctgtcaatggactgaaatacgccatgtgaagtgtctggggtaaaccttggaaaggtgtgtggggcctggctgtggaaagggggctatggttttggtgcattacaagacaactagagaatggatgtgggcctTCTCTGTCTGTTGCagttgctacctcgctaacatggataatggcaatcatgtatgaaatatatatacatataaatatattggtACAGGCATAACAGAGCTTCATTCTTATATTGATAACAAAAAGATTATATGTATCAATGACatctatataaatatctttttaacACAATATTCCATTCCTCTGCATAGACATCTTTCTCAGGTAAAATGAACAACAAAATGTATAACCTTTAAAAGATACTTGACACATCTCTCTAATCTAATCTACATCACAATCATGTAAAAAGTCTTTTACGATTTACATTACTGAGCAAACTTCGCCAAGCACAAATACTGATAACAGGTAAGATGAGCAAATGTTTTTATCATGTACAAAAGCTACTTTTATAAAAATTTtccttaaaaaagataaaaagtatgATAGTGTTTCAAAACAATTTAAATTACTGGGAAATGCAAGTGGTAATACTATTTAGAAGAAATTATAGTACATGGTAATATCCACCTTCATCCAGTACCATACTTCCTACTGGCTGGGTTGTCTACGAAGCCTCCTCAACATACATTCAACCAAGCTAAAATCTTTCATATACCCCTACCTAAATCTCAGTTTCTCCCTACTGCTTCCTTTTAGAAAATTGTAAATCTAATTCTACAAGGTCAATACATGAGGAGTGATACTGACAGGAAAACTATTTCTACAAAAGGAAAAATTTAAAACATCGTATATAAAATATGAGCCATGGCTGTTTGACCTATACCCTGACAAAAAATAAGTTTGTATAGGAGTAGAGAGATCAAAATAGATATGTGATACAGTATCTACATTCAAGCTAAAAATCTAGATAAATAACAAATGAACTATCATTCTGCACTGTTGCTGAGCTCTATCAAGTTAAATTACTAAGAGAACATaatatatttttaagaaatatttcTATTCTTCATAAGAGGCCAAAGTAACTTTTATAAAGTCTGGATCCTAAGTGAATACAATAAATTACAATACAACTGTTCATAGTGTACTATAACCTGATACTTGTCACATATTGAAAATTTTCAGATTATTTGCCAACATGTAACCATGAATGCAAAAGGATCAGTACCACTACTATTTGTTAATTTTATAttaatgatataatgaaaaaGTCTCAGCTAACTAGAGTGCAAATTTAAGTGTAATGAAGTCTGAAACAAGCCAGGTGGCCAAAATAATGTAATTGTAAATACAAGATtctaaaacaaaatatattcctTTTTCCTTGAATAAATTCTATGTAAGTGTTGGAGTACATGTGGTAAATACTGAATCTTAATTTTACTGATATTGGATGTCCTTATGATATCAACTGGAAATCTAATAATACTATTTACCAAGTGAACTGTAGTTGCAAGATTCCACTTTCTAATAAGTGATTATATTTGCTACATTATATCACTTTCATAACTAAAGTTCTCACTGCTCAGTGCAGTGAAATTTTCTTTAATAGAGTTTACTTATCTAAGACTCAAACTAAAGGCTATAATTTCTTGAAAATCACAAAATATTTTGTTAACATAGAAAGGGAACAAAGCAATACCCTTTCAAAATCAACATCTTTGGTCTTGGATGGATGCATTTATAAGAATGAGAATGAATTTTCAATTAGAAAGAGTCTAAGGAGTGCATTAACACcctataaataataaaaaaagtatgaaaTCTATTCTATAATCAATAAAAATGTCAAAGACAGTAACCAACTCTATATCCCAAACACGTAAATTACAACATTTTGgattaaatataaatattttcaagTGTGTTTATGAGGGCATGTCAATTATTTTTATGCATCTCTGCAATTCACTGTGCATCATACCAAGGGAAAATAGTAATTACTTCAAACTCTGCCTCCAAGATACACCTCTACCAGATACCCTTTTCATTCTAAAATGCTTTCTGCTGTAAGTACAATACTGTAGCTTAAAAATGTTCAAACAATTCTCTCAATGTCCTTCATGAAGTAGCAGAAGTTTGCATAGCTGCAGTAGAACAAGATGGAGAACAAAAAGGGTTCGACAACACATATAACTGTTTCTCAGTCTTCCCTGGATTTCTCTTTCAATTTGCAACTTAGCAAGACCATGGGCATTCAGGAAATAAATTAAttgtgagtattttcaaggctCAAAATATGTGCACATGTAGCTGACGTACTCTTTCCACCAAAGCAGGGCAATATAGCTTTTGAAATATGACCCTCCAAGTTTGCACAAATGTTTAACTGCAGGCTGTGGACATGGTAGCTTGCTTACTTACAATTACTGGACCAAAGGTTCCATATTACTTTAGATTAATCCTGGGCACGGAGATGAACTTTTAGTTGCTTACTTATATCTCACACAAACAGAGCAACAGCTTCATTACCTATGTAAAATCCTGGGCATGGAGATGAACTTTTAGTCGCTCACTAATATCTAACACAAATAGAGCAACAGCTTCATTACCTATGTAAAAAGTTTGTAATATAATGATATTTTATATCTGCTTTTTGTATTCTGGTCCAGACTTTCTCTGCAGTAAGTATAGACAATCACTTTCCAGAAATCTGAAACAAAATATACTGCTTTTAGAAGACCACAGGCACAAATAAAACTTAAATATCAGAATACAGCCTTGTGCTTAAAAAAAAGATCTCTGAATATAACAACGACCTGCAATGGGCATACTAGCAATTAACATTTTGTCATGCCTGCTGATTCCATGACCAAAGCCCAACCTTAAGGACTGTTAGCATACAGAAAAAATATACTGTTTACAGTAAATTATTAAATCTAATCTCACCTGTACCACAAAAAGGGGAGAGGTGCAGTGGCTAAATGCCACATAGCATGAGCGTCAACTGCCCAGAAGAGAGGTGGAAAATCTCCAAGTTCCAATAGCATTGATGCCATGGCTCCAACCACTGTGAATATACACCACCGTACATATGGTCTGGTTTTCAGTCGTGGTACTGCCCAAGCTAGCCACCCAAAACCATTCAAGACACCTGTAAATAACAATatttatcttcctcatatatcaTAAACTTTATTGGTGGACATCTGTCATGAAATTGGCAACTTTCAAAGAATTCTGGAACATTAGTTCAGCTTCGAAAGAATTTAGATTACTATCATGTTACCAACACTGCACTAaattaaaatgtgaagaaattaTGATGTCCTTGACAACAAACCTTATGTAGACTTCTTAAACCACCTACACATTTTGCTTGTCAGAAATATGACTGAGGTATCCAACTCACAATTTAAGAGCTGCATCACAATATCTGCAGTCAACTGCTGACATATGATGTGACTCATTCAATAATAATTACCACAAAAGGTGTATTTAGCCTTGGATGTAAATGATGCGCCTGCAACCCTTACAACAACATATGTGGATCTGTAGGGCTAAATGGAATGTGAAGGGATGTTTTTCTGAGTAGAAatttgaatgtgttagaagtaTTAGAGACAGGGTAACACAATATTAGACTAGACTGTCAAAAGTTGTGATGGTAAATTTGACTGGAGTGCTATGAAGGAAAATGATAACCATATGCATATACACAGGATATGCATATACACAGGACACTTATAACTGCCTAAAGCCTATacacaaaaacatgaaaatacataACAAATTCTCCTCATCCTTAAAGTTGGAAGCTCTGCATTTATTGGGTGAGCTGAGAACTGATGACTTTCTAAGGTTGTCTAATAGCAAATATTAATTATAGATATAATCTACAGTATTAAATGACCAGTAACTACTGAAGTTGCTAGTCATCATCTGAAGTGTTTTAAGTCTGGATACAAAATGACCTCTAAAGGCAGACACTTGTTCCTGAAGCCTATACTTAATATAATTTTGATGGTATGAAGGATCAGAGAGCTGATGACCTAAAATAGTATCTACTTAAATTGGTGACTGACACATGTAGCATGTTCACCATGAGCAGTTTTTTCTTATGATCATCAAAGCCCTACCATTAAAGTATAAACATAACTTTAAGCATTATGATTTTTGAGTTTACCACAGCAGTCTAAAGCAAcagcatgaaaaaaattattgtatATTTAGCTTCAGAAAAATTTGAGATAATACACTGTTTAAGAAACTTGACACACAAAGTGCATACACAGGAATGTTCTTGATATATTTACAGAGCAATGTCATGATCATTATAACTATTCACTCACCTACAAAAACATTGACCATCATATTGTACCCATAATCAAATCTTCCTTTTGTTAGGTACCAGATATGATAACTGAAGAATGCAACCCCTACGACAGCTGCCAACTCTTTCAGGAAAACCAATCGAGGGCCTGATAACCTGTTGGGAATATCATCCTTTAAAATACATTAccgggagtggggggttggaaatcctcccttcctatttTTACTTTTcagacagaaggaacagagaagggggccaagtgaggatattccctctaaggctgtcctctgttcttaacgctaccttgctaatatgggaaatggcaaatacgtatgaaaaaatgCATAACCATTATCCCTAGCATATTATTAGTTATCAAGTAGATGAAAAATTCTGACTTATTACCAACTAAAGCAAACAATACTGGTTAATAAAGTTTGAATGAAACATTAGCCAATACAGTGAAATAAAGCATTCACGTCTAATTAAGTGGTGTTGACTGACTGACCACAAGCTTATCAGTGATTTTTAtcagtgtgtgagaaatattaatTTCATGAGAATAAAACTAATAAAATATTGCTGATTATCCAACTAGAAACAAAGAAATACTACAGCTTATCTAAATATCAACTCAATGAAATGTAGCTTTATAGAAAAGTGCAACTCGGAGAAATATTGCTGGTTATTTAAGTACTCTATTCATGAAAATTACTGGTTACCAAATAATTAACATCATTAGTTATTCAGCTACCAATAAAAATATTACTAATAACAGATGGTCTTTGGAAATTCTTTCCTGAACATTTCAGTTCCATACATTTATATGAAAATTATAACGTCATTTGATGGTAACATGCTATATAGATCAATGCTGATGCATAATCATATAAACAAGTGAATTCCATTAAACACTTGGTACGGAATACATCAGCACCTATTCAACAAAACCTAAAAATTTCATTATTCAGTAAAAACTTTCATGTAAGAAACTTTAATAAGTAAAATAAGAAAGATCACTGTTATATGAGTCAACAGAGTAAATAGATGATCTGATGTTTTCACAACAAATTCCCTTGCATATTGATTGGATGAAATAATctgaatgatatattttttaaTCAAGGATACATACTCTGACCACGAAGTGAAAATGTATATTATTGTAATAAATATTCTCTTCACCGCCTCATGAACATTTCACCATCAGCTCTCTTATTTGGCTCTGCTTcttgaatatatatcataatgagcTCTCTAATTTTGGTGAAATTCTTAtattcacaccacaccacaaactagtgaaaaaaaaaaaggtgacagcaTGCTTAGACTGATACTGTGCTCAAAATTTCTCTATCAATACAATATCCTTATTGTTTTAAATTTCTCTACTCCATAACTTTTACCTTTATCTTTTCCTCAAGCTTCCCGATGCAACTCGTAATTCTTTTTACAGTTACTTTTCTTTTGTGCATATCAGTGAAAACTGTTTTACTTGGGAGCTAAACCACTGGGTGGCACTCTTCAGTAAATGTTATGAATATTCCCATTGGACTTACAAAAACTGCAGAAGTATAGTTGTCAATCAAAATGTCTGAAGGAGGATTTGCATGTACTATCCAGTTCTGAAATAATACAAATGGAGTTCAGTGATTTTCCACCCAAGATCCCCATTTTGTTTCATCAAATACCACTTTTCCTTTCCATACCTGATAATAAGGGCAAAGAGTGAAAAAAGAACCATGGAGAAAGCACAAAAGTAGTCCAAGCGCTCAGTCCATGGAGTATCTCGAGCATGGAACACTACAGACCAAACCCAGGCATTAATGCAGATCTGcaaaagaaaatgtgttagaCACTAAGGAACAGTGACAGAACATGAGAAAAAGCTTCATAAACAAGGATATACAGGTATTAATACATCTTCCCCAGCTGACTTCTGTTTACAAAAGCAGCACTGTGGGAGAGGTGTTTCCCCTAAGACCATTCTTTTCTCTAGCTCCAGGAAGTCATATTTTCTGTTTCTATAATTTTTCTTGCCTTTCCATATCTTCACTTTTTCATATTTTACTTTCCAGTTTTTGCAGTCCTTCCTATATATAAATTTGACAAGCATAACAAGAGCATCTTCATCTCCTTAATTTATTTCATCACTTACTGAAATACCTTAGGAAGAACAAGAGAAAGTAGTTGTGCCCAACCTTGTGCTTTTGCAAGATAACAGTTGCCACTCCACATCCGATCAGTTCAAACTAAGATTAAACATATTCTAAAAACAGTGTTCCTTCATTATTTACTTCAAAGTGAATATGGGGCCCTGTGTTGAGAAAACTTTCCCCAAGGTTTTGCTTTCTAATTAATCAAATCAAGGCTCTCTTCCTTACAGAAAAGTAGTAACTTTGTAGGATTTGATGAGGTGGTTATTGTTTTGTATAACATAAGAAGTTTAACTTTGTACTCTTTAAAATGACAAAATTCCAATGTCACTATCAGAATTGTACATGGCCTTGGAGCACATATTATAAGGAGCACCAACATGTAAGGGTACCATTATATTCATAATCCTGGTGGAAAGATGCCACCCTACAGAAGTGGGAGAACTGTCTTACAGATGATACCATTTACCATACTACATGGCAAAGGAAGGCAGGGTGaaataaatttatataaaaagCCAAGAAAATTCATGACATACCAACTAATgtaacaagaaaaagaaatagatatatttaaaTGAGATAATTAATTGAATATTCTGGTACCACTTTGCACTAATGTATCTATGCACAACAACGGATGATAAAGAGAAGAAATTTCAATCAAATATGTCAAAAGTAATTCTTGAAAGAGGGATCTGAATGAGTTTTGAGACTgaaagaaaatcaaaaaagatgatagtaactgatgaaaaaaattactgaaaCAATTAAACCATATAGGAAAATGATTACGGTGATAAAAGTAAAAGTTTCCATGCAGGAGACTAGGAACAAGTGAACATACATTCCTGTTCAATGCCTAACACATGAGGAGACCTGGAAAGTGTACTTACGACAGCATGAAGAAGCCATATCTTATAAAGTGGAGCACTGGAGGGGACAGTTTGGCGGAACCAGCGAAGATTGACGATGTGTGCCAACAgattgaaaatggaaaaaagaactGCAGCAGGCTCCTGCATACCCAACATCCGAGCAAATGGCCACTGTAAGTAACAATAAtgtcatgataaatataatgagTACTTTAACTTATTAATTACTAATGAGTACTTTAACTGCCATTAATTACTGAGATGTTTAATACATACAAATATGGTCAACTATGAATGTGTAACAAGCCTTACCTTGCCAAAAAACTGTGGTACATCCAGTCCCTTATCAATGAATATTTGTGTTGTGCGCCACATACAATAATATTTGCactcatcatcacatgaccacagaAGGATTTTCTCACCCAGGCTCTGTGAAGACTCATATGCAGCAACACCCATATCTGTAAGAAGATGCATCACTACCTAAGCTATGTGATGAAAGTCTAATGGTTTTGTCTCACTTGTTAGTTAAAACAAAAatctggtcagtggctgcctattAACTACTACCTTGAAATTACTTTACAGGAATTCAAACATTTTCTTGGATGCCCATGACTGTAGGAATTCCGTTAACATAAATATGGAAATAAAAGAATATGTAAATGTAAAATGTCTGATGATGGCATCCCATAAAAAAGAAGTATAGGAATCTCTGCCTTAAGATTACACAAACACTTGCAAAGCATCCTAGCCCTTGCTTGACTATGGGCCCAAAACGTTAATAAGTGACTATATATAACTATTCCACTTTAAAAAATTACTAATAAACTTATCACTAAGGCAGGCCTAAGACTTGTCACAGTGAAAGGGCTAAAGGAATGATGATACAGTTAAGAAACACTTACTTGAGGAGCAGTTATTGAAATGGCAAATGTGATAGCACCCATTGTATTCATTTGAATGGTCACCCTTTGAAGCCTGTGCTGACCCTAGCATTAACAATGCTCCAAAGGTCTGCAAAGGCCACATCATGTCAACCTGAAATACAGGAATTTTATTCCAGAATTTCTTCAACATTTACAGAACTGAGTACACGTTTAACATTGTATCAACTTACTCTATTCTTACATGTATAAGCAGAGGAGTATGTGAGGGGGATGGGTAGTTACAAGTGTAGATGGAAACGAAGGAAGGGGAAGTAGTTATGATTTGAAATGGAATTTTTGCCAGTGCTAAATGTCTTACCCATAaatctatcatcaccatcatttcagGTTTATACTACTACTTATTAATCCTTATGCTGTGGTTGGGAAGTATATGTTCATCATTCTTAAATCAGCTGTCTTTGCCTTAAAGCAAAATATACAGGCCATTAATGCTTGTAATGGCATCCCACACACTATTGTCAGACTCAACAGCCTAAATAATTTTCATGCAATGGTCAGTATAAGTGATGTCAAGGAAGCCTGTACAAGATTTGCATCCTCACAGGATATATTTGAAGCTAAGACATCATTACAAGATAAAAGGTATTAGCCATGAAAACCCTTAGCACTCATcagtttgtggaaaaaaaaaaatgaatctcaCTTCATATGCCTGAAAGTACCCGTGGGGAATCTCACAGGCCCAACCGAAGAGCAGCCATAAGTTAAAGAGCACAGAGCAGATGTAATGAATGTTTTACCGAGTTGTATGTTACTGTTTATCGTCATATTTGGAAAATTATGTTATAAATAACAAATTAATGAAAATACATTTTCATAAAACATAAGAATATCCCACACTgccacagtgaaagggttaaattATTCATCAAGTCTAAAAATTATTTTATGATGGCATCGGTTCTTACAAATTCTATCATGGTCCTAACCATTTTTAGTACCTTTACAGGACAAGCACCTCCCTTTATAATATTATGCTACTGTACTCATTGTTTACTCAAAATATGCAGATGACATTATTTGAAAATTACTATTTATTACTTCTTGCAGTGCTAAATCTTCTACTTTCCAATCTCTGCA from Panulirus ornatus isolate Po-2019 chromosome 58, ASM3632096v1, whole genome shotgun sequence includes these protein-coding regions:
- the PGAP3 gene encoding post-GPI attachment to proteins factor 3; translated protein: MMWPLQTFGALLMLGSAQASKGDHSNEYNGCYHICHFNNCSSNMGVAAYESSQSLGEKILLWSCDDECKYYCMWRTTQIFIDKGLDVPQFFGKWPFARMLGMQEPAAVLFSIFNLLAHIVNLRWFRQTVPSSAPLYKIWLLHAVICINAWVWSVVFHARDTPWTERLDYFCAFSMVLFSLFALIIRLSGPRLVFLKELAAVVGVAFFSYHIWYLTKGRFDYGYNMMVNVFVGVLNGFGWLAWAVPRLKTRPYVRWCIFTVVGAMASMLLELGDFPPLFWAVDAHAMWHLATAPLPFLWYRFLESDCLYLLQRKSGPEYKKQI